In one Candidatus Neomarinimicrobiota bacterium genomic region, the following are encoded:
- a CDS encoding M28 family peptidase produces MVEQCDFGPRNPGSTGHKNTLEYLASKLSALADTLKLQTFSYLDSSTGRKYQLTNIIASFNLSNPKRALLGAHWDTRPRSENDLDPLKRNDPMLGANDGASGVAVLLELARIFNLNTPPIGVDIVLFDGEDFGEEGDLERYFLGSRYFSQNFKGDKPEWALIIDMVGDANLELPIERYSYDRNKKLVNEVWSAAERAGAYQFKRRLGHYVEDDHTMLFEHAGIPAIDIIDFNYVQRGVNLWHTSLDTPDRCSPASLDAVGRTLIEMIY; encoded by the coding sequence TTGGTTGAGCAATGTGATTTCGGCCCAAGAAATCCGGGTTCAACCGGGCATAAAAACACTCTTGAGTATCTGGCATCGAAACTTAGCGCATTAGCGGATACTCTGAAATTACAAACATTTTCATACCTTGATAGCTCTACAGGAAGGAAATACCAGCTAACAAATATTATAGCATCATTTAATTTGTCAAACCCCAAAAGGGCATTATTGGGGGCGCATTGGGATACGCGACCACGTTCGGAGAACGATTTAGACCCGTTAAAGAGAAACGACCCCATGTTGGGCGCAAACGACGGCGCAAGCGGTGTGGCAGTGCTATTGGAGCTTGCCAGAATTTTTAACTTAAATACTCCTCCTATTGGTGTGGATATAGTTTTATTTGATGGTGAAGATTTCGGGGAGGAAGGTGATTTAGAAAGGTATTTTTTGGGATCGAGGTATTTTAGCCAGAATTTTAAAGGTGACAAACCTGAATGGGCGCTGATTATAGATATGGTAGGTGACGCAAACCTCGAGTTGCCTATTGAAAGATATTCCTATGACCGGAATAAAAAATTGGTTAATGAAGTTTGGAGCGCAGCCGAACGCGCAGGAGCATATCAATTTAAAAGACGGCTTGGCCACTATGTCGAAGATGACCACACGATGCTTTTTGAGCATGCGGGAATTCCCGCTATAGATATTATTGATTTTAACTATGTACAGAGAGGGGTCAATCTCTGGCATACTTCTCTTGATACTCCCGACAGATGCAGCCCTGCGAGCCTTGATGCGGTTGGTAGAACGTTAATCGAAATGATATATTAA
- a CDS encoding GlmU family protein has product MMRSVLFEDEHTRRLNPLVHLRPVYDLKFGIRTIREKYQKIFKDEFETLHCREELAAVLTNQNPKAEINSYSADKYIFINGRSIITESALKTIDESEDALYLKDGVVAAAVLSGGNIDLIRAVKGMLLSRKDFPDLPEKEIECTWINFPWNLFLENGNEITREFEGPGIHGKVHNGVNMLNEENIYIAEGAIIKPGVSLDAEEGPIIIDANAHIMANAYLQGPLYIGENSIIKAGAKIYEGTTIGEFCKVGGEVEESIFHSYSNKQHDGFLGHAYLAMWVNLGADTNNSDLKNNYGNVRFHVEGESIDTGTMFCGLVMGDHSKSGINTMFNTGTHVGIASNVYGSGFPPKFIPSFSWGGAEGMTSHQIDKAVVTARLVMARRNVELSSEEEALLKDVFEKTASDRAAY; this is encoded by the coding sequence ATGATGAGATCGGTGTTATTCGAAGACGAACATACAAGACGTCTGAACCCGTTAGTTCACCTACGTCCTGTATACGACTTGAAATTCGGTATACGGACTATCAGAGAAAAATATCAAAAAATATTTAAAGATGAATTTGAAACTCTTCATTGCCGCGAAGAATTGGCAGCTGTTTTGACGAATCAAAACCCAAAGGCGGAGATAAACAGCTATTCCGCCGATAAATATATTTTTATTAACGGCAGAAGTATCATCACAGAATCTGCTCTCAAAACTATAGATGAATCGGAGGATGCACTTTACTTAAAAGATGGCGTTGTTGCAGCGGCGGTGCTGTCGGGGGGTAATATCGATCTTATAAGGGCGGTAAAGGGAATGCTGTTAAGCCGAAAGGATTTTCCCGATCTTCCTGAAAAAGAGATAGAATGTACTTGGATTAATTTTCCCTGGAATCTATTTCTTGAAAATGGAAATGAAATAACCCGGGAATTTGAAGGCCCCGGAATCCACGGCAAGGTTCACAATGGCGTTAATATGCTCAACGAGGAAAATATCTATATCGCAGAAGGAGCAATAATAAAACCGGGTGTATCGCTTGATGCAGAAGAAGGTCCGATTATTATAGACGCAAATGCGCACATAATGGCAAATGCGTATCTACAAGGTCCTCTTTATATAGGTGAGAACAGCATCATAAAAGCCGGAGCTAAGATTTACGAAGGCACGACTATCGGCGAATTTTGTAAGGTCGGCGGTGAAGTGGAAGAATCTATTTTTCACTCTTATTCAAATAAACAACACGATGGTTTTTTAGGTCACGCTTATTTGGCAATGTGGGTCAATCTTGGGGCTGACACCAACAACAGCGATCTGAAAAACAATTATGGAAACGTACGTTTCCATGTGGAGGGTGAGTCAATAGACACCGGTACAATGTTTTGCGGGCTTGTAATGGGCGACCACTCAAAATCAGGTATCAATACAATGTTCAATACGGGCACACACGTAGGTATTGCGAGCAATGTTTACGGAAGCGGTTTTCCACCGAAGTTCATACCATCATTTTCGTGGGGCGGCGCTGAAGGAATGACAAGTCATCAAATTGATAAAGCGGTTGTTACTGCCCGATTGGTGATGGCGCGGCGAAATGTGGAATTGTCATCTGAAGAAGAAGCGCTGCTTAAAGATGTATTTGAAAAAACCGCTTCTGACAGGGCTGCGTATTAA
- a CDS encoding TonB-dependent receptor codes for MDNIRKQLIVFLLSVVISDSVSATRMESDFSEAGDGVSIHGTITDAGSGEYIYGANIVLKGTRFGAVSNIEGFYSVPKIVPGQYTLLITFIGYARFEKIINVQPGYSGREDVELAAKDLIGREVVVTGEKSEFEKTIKTSTVSVNPIKIKTLPQIGEVDLFRALQFLPGVMSQNDFSAGLLVRGGNTDQNLILLDGITVYNPSHLGGFFSTFITDGLREAELIKGGYTAEYGGRLSSVLDIKTKDGNNKRIAGSGEISLISSKMLIEGPIANGGWLFAARRTYIDKALDGARKLGISDFDFPYYFFDIQANIYQDLTPNDRLRISAYFGSDVLDWRAATAFIDWGNETFSTRWRHLFSNRLFSTFMIARSKFEANFNFGGDDAFIGLDKVRDWTLKADLTYFRTENHQINFGTEIKDLNVEFKQTFDERELIRIIQKPIFSAVYFNSKWNPDSWIIQSGLRSTFYNDAVDKLTFSPRLSVKKLLNPLTALNFSIGRYYQYIYTFNDEFSSFTIIDQWFAIDESVPLQFADQIMFGFETKLTENINFTLEPYYKNMHNLLVGRPQLATFDEQLINPTVSDVFVETDAEAFGVEFFLEKTSGRLNGNLSYTYSYVIKQIENEPKYWANWDRRNVFKGVLNFNKSTNTEFGFAWTYSSGLPFTQQIGTYPYWEPGYTVPEYQLIPGTRNNARLPFSNRLDFSVTKHKRFSSWKMDYYFQIVNVFNRKNIFAVFWNTDEVEKGNPAERSDLRGFPLIPTFGIRAEF; via the coding sequence TTGGATAATATTAGAAAGCAGCTGATAGTATTTTTATTATCAGTTGTCATTTCCGATTCGGTTTCGGCTACGAGGATGGAATCAGATTTTTCAGAAGCCGGTGACGGTGTTTCAATCCATGGTACTATAACCGATGCCGGTTCAGGGGAGTATATCTACGGCGCAAATATAGTCCTGAAGGGTACTCGATTCGGCGCTGTAAGTAATATCGAAGGCTTTTATTCCGTTCCCAAGATCGTTCCTGGACAATATACTCTTTTAATAACGTTTATCGGATATGCTCGATTTGAAAAAATAATAAATGTGCAGCCAGGCTATAGTGGTCGTGAAGATGTTGAATTAGCCGCGAAAGATTTAATAGGTAGGGAAGTTGTGGTGACCGGTGAAAAATCCGAGTTTGAGAAAACCATCAAGACTTCGACTGTGTCGGTAAATCCCATAAAGATAAAAACTCTTCCCCAAATAGGAGAAGTTGACCTATTCAGGGCGCTACAATTTCTGCCCGGTGTAATGTCTCAAAACGATTTTTCAGCGGGGTTATTGGTACGCGGAGGAAACACAGATCAAAACCTGATATTGCTTGATGGAATCACGGTATATAATCCCTCTCATCTTGGCGGATTCTTTTCCACATTTATTACCGACGGACTTCGTGAAGCAGAGCTTATCAAAGGCGGCTATACTGCTGAATATGGTGGACGTCTTTCTTCCGTACTTGATATTAAGACAAAAGACGGTAACAATAAACGTATAGCAGGCTCAGGCGAAATCAGCCTAATATCATCGAAAATGTTAATTGAAGGTCCCATTGCTAACGGCGGGTGGTTGTTTGCCGCCAGAAGAACCTATATAGATAAAGCGCTTGACGGAGCTCGCAAACTTGGCATCAGCGATTTTGATTTTCCATATTATTTTTTTGATATTCAGGCGAACATTTATCAGGATTTAACTCCGAACGACAGGCTGAGGATTTCAGCCTATTTCGGAAGCGATGTACTTGATTGGAGAGCAGCCACAGCTTTTATAGACTGGGGAAACGAAACGTTTTCTACCCGCTGGCGACATCTGTTTAGTAACAGACTGTTCTCTACATTTATGATAGCACGCAGTAAATTTGAGGCCAACTTCAACTTCGGTGGAGATGATGCATTTATAGGGTTGGACAAAGTCAGGGATTGGACCCTGAAGGCGGATTTAACATATTTCAGAACTGAAAATCATCAGATTAATTTTGGAACAGAAATTAAAGACCTCAACGTAGAATTTAAGCAGACGTTTGATGAGAGGGAGTTAATTCGTATTATACAGAAACCGATATTTTCAGCAGTGTATTTCAATTCTAAGTGGAATCCCGACAGCTGGATTATTCAATCTGGTCTCAGAAGTACATTTTACAACGATGCTGTTGATAAATTAACATTTTCGCCCAGATTATCTGTCAAAAAACTACTGAATCCACTAACGGCGCTGAATTTTTCAATAGGTCGGTATTACCAATATATTTATACATTTAACGATGAATTTTCATCATTTACAATAATTGATCAATGGTTTGCAATCGATGAATCCGTTCCGCTACAATTTGCCGATCAGATTATGTTCGGTTTTGAAACCAAGCTGACTGAAAATATAAATTTTACTCTCGAACCGTATTATAAAAATATGCATAATCTTTTGGTTGGACGTCCTCAATTGGCGACTTTTGATGAACAGTTAATCAATCCTACCGTAAGTGATGTATTTGTCGAAACTGATGCCGAAGCATTTGGAGTAGAATTTTTCCTTGAAAAGACTTCCGGCAGACTAAACGGAAATCTTTCCTATACTTATTCTTATGTAATAAAACAGATAGAGAACGAGCCAAAATATTGGGCAAATTGGGATAGAAGAAATGTTTTCAAGGGGGTATTGAACTTCAATAAATCAACAAATACCGAATTCGGATTCGCCTGGACTTACAGCAGTGGGCTTCCGTTTACTCAACAAATAGGAACATATCCATATTGGGAGCCCGGATACACTGTTCCGGAATATCAGCTAATTCCCGGAACAAGAAACAACGCACGGTTACCATTCAGCAATAGGCTCGATTTCAGCGTTACCAAGCACAAGCGATTCAGTAGTTGGAAGATGGATTATTATTTCCAGATAGTGAATGTGTTCAACAGAAAAAACATATTCGCCGTTTTTTGGAATACAGATGAAGTCGAAAAGGGAAATCCTGCAGAGAGAAGTGATTTACGAGGGTTTCCTTTGATTCCCACGTTCGGAATAAGGGCTGAATTTTGA
- a CDS encoding DUF4249 family protein, whose product MNNKSTIAISILFSLLTVLSCESLLDLPDPKQFEELIVLNANLESGADNVQITLNLSASIDDLFDEQTTLLSGATVILKYNSISDTLVETVPGIYSSTDTAFEVKSGATYSVEAYDNEHTTVTAFTTVPAPIELYDLSPVINPNDSLVYVPAGEDAQFLYPYMFSFKVRTLNGGSFPAMIRLVNEALDARAETMVTEDNTLKAFLFKWEGIGDDSPLDITNRILTKSEISFNSVDTDAIYKLGWIYYTFYGPQRLEVFALDQGYYNYHVLNLEGPPTDPNYLPESNITGGYGLFSSSYKVSLDYYLLRPN is encoded by the coding sequence ATGAATAATAAATCCACTATCGCAATAAGCATACTTTTTTCACTCTTAACGGTTTTGTCATGTGAGTCTCTGCTTGATTTACCGGACCCAAAGCAGTTTGAAGAACTGATAGTGCTAAATGCCAACCTGGAGTCGGGTGCGGATAATGTGCAGATAACGCTGAATTTGTCGGCCTCAATAGATGACCTGTTCGATGAGCAGACAACCCTACTTTCGGGGGCAACAGTTATATTAAAATATAATTCAATTTCTGACACTTTAGTGGAGACTGTTCCGGGTATTTACTCATCCACAGACACGGCTTTTGAAGTAAAGAGTGGAGCAACATACAGCGTAGAAGCGTATGATAATGAACATACAACAGTGACGGCTTTTACAACTGTTCCGGCTCCGATTGAATTGTATGATCTGAGCCCTGTTATAAATCCCAATGATTCCCTTGTATATGTTCCGGCCGGAGAAGACGCGCAATTTCTTTATCCATATATGTTTTCATTTAAGGTTCGAACGCTGAACGGAGGATCGTTTCCGGCGATGATCAGACTCGTAAACGAGGCTTTGGATGCGCGCGCAGAAACTATGGTAACGGAAGACAATACTCTTAAAGCCTTTCTATTTAAATGGGAAGGGATCGGGGATGATAGTCCTTTGGACATCACGAACAGAATCCTGACAAAAAGCGAAATTTCGTTCAATAGCGTTGATACGGACGCAATCTATAAATTGGGCTGGATATATTATACATTTTACGGCCCTCAGCGACTTGAAGTATTCGCATTAGATCAAGGATATTACAATTATCATGTTTTAAACCTCGAAGGTCCCCCTACAGATCCGAATTATCTGCCTGAAAGTAACATAACCGGCGGATACGGGCTTTTTTCTTCCTCCTATAAAGTAAGTTTGGATTATTATCTCTTACGCCCGAATTAA
- a CDS encoding electron transfer flavoprotein subunit beta/FixA family protein, which yields MNVIVCMKSVPSTETKVIVGDDGKSIDQTDIVYEINPYDEFAIEEGIKAKEAHGGKVTIITLGSGTATQNIRKGLAMGADEAIHLVCDGSSLIDSSVVAKLLADTIKELEFDLILCGKKSVDSDNQQVPNRIAHLLGIPAVTAISKLELSSDSAIATKNIEGGSETVNLNLPALFSAEKGLNEPRYASLPGIMAAKKKPLEEREVSLTDRKIELSSLELPPPKPEGRIIGEGPEAAEELVRVLREEAKVI from the coding sequence TTGAATGTTATCGTTTGTATGAAATCTGTGCCGAGTACAGAAACAAAAGTAATTGTTGGGGATGACGGTAAATCAATTGACCAAACTGACATTGTCTATGAGATAAATCCATATGATGAATTTGCGATTGAAGAGGGAATTAAAGCGAAGGAGGCACATGGCGGAAAGGTCACAATTATAACTCTCGGATCGGGAACAGCAACCCAAAATATCAGGAAAGGGTTAGCAATGGGCGCAGATGAAGCCATTCATTTAGTTTGCGATGGCTCGAGTCTAATTGATTCATCTGTAGTTGCCAAGCTTCTTGCGGATACAATAAAAGAATTGGAATTCGATTTGATATTATGCGGGAAAAAATCTGTCGATAGTGATAATCAGCAGGTTCCGAACAGAATTGCCCATCTTTTAGGGATTCCTGCGGTTACGGCAATTTCCAAACTTGAGCTCTCATCCGACAGCGCGATAGCGACAAAGAATATTGAAGGTGGATCAGAGACTGTTAATCTGAATCTGCCTGCACTTTTCTCGGCAGAAAAAGGGCTGAACGAACCTCGATATGCTTCTCTTCCGGGGATTATGGCTGCCAAGAAAAAGCCTCTTGAGGAAAGAGAAGTTTCACTTACGGATAGGAAAATTGAATTAAGCTCGCTTGAGCTTCCGCCTCCGAAGCCTGAAGGTCGCATAATCGGGGAGGGACCCGAAGCAGCAGAAGAATTAGTTAGGGTCTTAAGAGAAGAAGCGAAAGTAATTTAG
- a CDS encoding electron transfer flavoprotein subunit alpha/FixB family protein — MASGVLVFAEQREGVLKSTSFECVSLGRKLLSDIGGELSVVLIGSAVSDMANEFEPYGVDKIYMADDSGLNYYDGGRYSEIIVSIIKDINPSAFIASASSMGKDIAPRVASSLDVGLAVECTNVEFYNGKISATRPIFAGKANIKVDFQNELQMLTIRPNVFASEPADTKTPEVIKVDAGSSKEPVSNVGHIQDERPELTEASIIVSGGRGMGGPENFSVTEKLADELGAAIGASRAVVDAGWRPHSEQVGQTGKTVSPNLYIACGISGAIQHIAGMSTSKVIVAVNKDADAPIFKIATYGIVGDLFEVVPKMIEHIKKLKG, encoded by the coding sequence GTGGCATCAGGTGTGTTGGTATTCGCGGAGCAAAGGGAGGGAGTTTTAAAATCCACTTCTTTCGAATGTGTGTCTCTTGGAAGAAAATTGCTTTCGGATATTGGCGGTGAATTAAGTGTGGTTTTGATAGGTTCCGCTGTTTCGGACATGGCAAATGAATTTGAGCCGTACGGAGTCGATAAGATATATATGGCTGATGATAGCGGCTTAAATTACTATGACGGCGGAAGGTATAGCGAAATTATAGTAAGTATTATCAAGGATATTAACCCATCAGCGTTCATTGCCTCGGCATCGTCTATGGGGAAAGATATTGCTCCACGTGTGGCGTCTTCTCTGGATGTTGGATTGGCTGTGGAATGCACAAACGTTGAATTTTATAACGGCAAAATCAGCGCTACGAGACCGATATTTGCCGGAAAAGCAAATATTAAAGTTGATTTCCAAAATGAATTGCAAATGTTGACAATCAGACCGAATGTTTTTGCCTCTGAACCGGCTGATACCAAGACACCGGAAGTTATCAAGGTTGATGCGGGAAGTAGTAAAGAGCCGGTAAGCAATGTAGGACATATTCAAGATGAACGACCGGAATTGACGGAAGCTTCAATCATAGTATCCGGCGGCAGGGGAATGGGGGGTCCGGAAAATTTCAGTGTTACGGAGAAACTTGCCGATGAGTTGGGCGCTGCGATAGGAGCAAGTCGAGCAGTAGTTGACGCAGGATGGAGACCACACTCAGAACAAGTTGGACAGACAGGTAAAACGGTGTCTCCTAATTTATACATTGCCTGTGGAATATCAGGAGCAATACAGCACATTGCGGGTATGTCAACATCAAAAGTTATTGTGGCTGTAAATAAGGACGCTGACGCGCCTATCTTTAAAATCGCAACGTACGGCATCGTCGGAGACCTTTTTGAGGTTGTGCCTAAGATGATTGAGCATATAAAAAAGTTAAAAGGATGA
- a CDS encoding STAS domain-containing protein, with protein MEYSQELKGNSLIFRIEEQKLNTSVSVDVKDILLNLLENADIINLFFNLSSVQSIDSSGLSSLLFGRRQVTERGGKCSLINPQPKVVSLLKIARLDKVFESFDDEGDALKSVS; from the coding sequence ATGGAATACAGTCAAGAATTAAAAGGAAACAGTTTGATATTCAGGATAGAAGAACAGAAATTAAATACATCTGTTTCTGTGGACGTGAAAGATATATTACTTAATCTTCTGGAAAATGCGGATATCATCAATCTATTTTTCAATCTTTCTTCCGTACAATCAATTGATAGCAGTGGCCTAAGCTCGTTGCTTTTCGGCAGAAGACAGGTTACCGAAAGAGGAGGAAAGTGCTCTTTGATAAATCCTCAGCCCAAAGTTGTATCGCTGTTGAAGATTGCAAGACTGGATAAAGTATTTGAATCGTTTGACGATGAAGGAGATGCTTTAAAATCCGTATCATAA